Part of the Streptomyces sp. NBC_00457 genome, CGGCGCGTCTCGGTGTCGCCCCGGCCCGCGGACTCCAGGAAACCGGCGACCGTCAGCGGGAAGAGGTACCAGTTGTTGGGTGCGGGCGTGTGCGTGAGCGCGCCGCGCAGCCAGCGTTCGACGCGGTCCTGGTCGGCGGCGGTGAGGGTGTCCCAGGTCCAGGGTGCGGTGAGGCGGAGGGCGAGGGCCACCGACGCGGACTCCACCATGGGCTGGCCCTGGATGCCGTGGTGGCCGATCTCCGGCCAGGACTCGGTGTCGTCGCGGCCGGGGGTTTGGGTGCCGCGGATGAGGCCTGCGGTGTAGCGGTCCAGGAAGCCGTGCGGGTCCTTGCCCGAGGCCCCGGCGGTGCGGAGGGCCGCGAGCAGGAACGTACGGGCGAAGCCTTCCAGGCCGTCGGAGCGGACGCCGGACTTCGAGGGCGGGCCGGGCAGGTCGATGAGGGCCTGGCCGGGGGTGGCGTAGCGGAGCGCGGCGGTGAGCAGGTGGTCGGCCACGGCTTCCCAGTGGGCGCGGGTGTAGCCGGTGTACGGGCTGAGGGTGCGGTCTTCGGGCGGGAGCGGGAGTTCGGGCATGGCCGGGCCACGCCTCCTGTTCGTTACGGGCTCGCCTCAGGCGAGACGCGCCAGGCGTTCGGGCCGGACGGGGTGGGCGAAGGGGCGGCCGAGGACGTACGACTCGACCTCGGCCAGGGCCAGTTCGGCGAGGCGGCGCAGCTCACCGCCCTTGGAGCCGGCGATGTGCGGGGTGAGTACGACGTTCGGGCAGTCGTAGAGCGGGGAGTCGGCGGGCAGGACCTCCGGCTCGGTGACGTCCAGGACGGCGTGGAGTCGTCCTGACACCACCTCGTCGGTGAGGGCGTCCTGGTCGACGACGGCACCGCGTGCGGTGTTGATCAGGGTGCCGCCGGTGCGGAGCCTGGCGAGGAGGTCGCGGCTGACGAGACCGCGGGTCTCGGGCAGCAGCGGCGTATGGACGCTGACGGTGTCGCAGCGCGCGAACAGCTCGGGCAGCGACACCGGCTGCGCGCCGAGGGCGCGGGCCTCGGCGTCGGATACGTAGGGGTCGTGGAGGAGGACCGTCAGGTCGTGCGGGCGGAGCAGGTCGATGACGCGGCGGCCGATGATGGAGGCGCTCAGGATGCCCACCGTGCGGCGGTAGTTGCCCGCGTCGGGGTGGCGTTCGTTCCAGTCGACGCGGCGGCGCTCGGCGCGGTAGACGCGGGCGGTCTCCAGGACACGCTTGTTGGCGAGCAGGATCATGGCGAGGGTGTACTCGGCGACCGGTACGGCGTTTGCCGCGGCGGCGGAGGAGACCGCGAGGCCGCGCTCCCAGCAGGCGGGGGTGATGTGGTGGCGTACCGTGCCCGCGGTGTGGATGACCGCACGCAGCCGGGGCGCGGCGTGCAGCACCGCCGCGTCGAGGGGCGGGCAGCCCCAGCCGGTGACGAGCAACTCGGCGTCGGCGAGGGCCCGGTGGGCGTCGGGTGTGGTCAGGTCGTCCAGGACGAGGTGCGGGTCGATGTCGGTGAGGTCGGCGAGGCGGGTCCGCGCGTCGGCGTCGAGGACCTGGCGGGCGGTCCGCTGCGCCATGGCCAGGACGGCGCGCGGGCGGCGCCGGTGAGGGTGGGGTTCGGTCATTTCACGCTTCCGGCGGTCAGGCCCGACTTCCAGTACCGCTGCAGGGTCACGAACGCGACGATCAGCGGGACGACGGCGAGCAGCGAGCCGATGACGACGAGCGGGTAGTACTCGGGCGAGACGGTGGCGGAGCTGTTCCAGGTGTAGAGGCCGAGGCTGAGCGGATACAGGTTCTGGTCGGAGAGCATCACCATGGGCAGGAAGAAGTTGTTCCAGATCGCGGTGAGCTGGAAGAGGAAGACGGTGACGAAGCCGGGGCCGAGCATGCGCAGGCTGACGCGGAAGTACGTCTGCAACTCCCCCGCGCCGTCCACCCGGGACGCCTCCAGCACCTCGGTCGGTACATAGCCGCCGCTGAGCAGACGGGCCAGATAGACGCCGAAGGGGTTGAACAGCACCGGGATGAACACGGCCCAGAAGGTGTTCACCAGACCGATGTTGGACGCCACCAGGTAGAGCGGCAGGGCGAGCACGGTCGGCGGGACCATGACGCCGGTGAGGACAAGCCCGAACAGCTTCTCCTTGTGCGGGAAGTCGTACTTGTCGAAGGCGTACCCGGCGGCGACGCTGATCAGCGAACCGACGAGGGCGCCGACGACCGCGTACAGCAGGCTGTTGAGGTACCAGCGGCCGTAGACGCCGCCCTCCATGGCGAACAGGTCGGTGAGGTTCCGCCCGAGCGAGAAGTCGCCGAGGGTGAGGATGTCGCTGCTGAAGAGCGCGTCGGAGTTCTTGGTGGAGGCCAGCAGCAGCCACAGGCCGGGCAGCAGGGTGTAGAGGGCCGCGACGAGGACGACGACGTTGGCGACGGCGCGGCTGGTGAGTCTGCTCGTGGTCAT contains:
- a CDS encoding carbohydrate ABC transporter permease, translating into MTTSRLTSRAVANVVVLVAALYTLLPGLWLLLASTKNSDALFSSDILTLGDFSLGRNLTDLFAMEGGVYGRWYLNSLLYAVVGALVGSLISVAAGYAFDKYDFPHKEKLFGLVLTGVMVPPTVLALPLYLVASNIGLVNTFWAVFIPVLFNPFGVYLARLLSGGYVPTEVLEASRVDGAGELQTYFRVSLRMLGPGFVTVFLFQLTAIWNNFFLPMVMLSDQNLYPLSLGLYTWNSSATVSPEYYPLVVIGSLLAVVPLIVAFVTLQRYWKSGLTAGSVK
- a CDS encoding hydroxyacid dehydrogenase — protein: MTEPHPHRRRPRAVLAMAQRTARQVLDADARTRLADLTDIDPHLVLDDLTTPDAHRALADAELLVTGWGCPPLDAAVLHAAPRLRAVIHTAGTVRHHITPACWERGLAVSSAAAANAVPVAEYTLAMILLANKRVLETARVYRAERRRVDWNERHPDAGNYRRTVGILSASIIGRRVIDLLRPHDLTVLLHDPYVSDAEARALGAQPVSLPELFARCDTVSVHTPLLPETRGLVSRDLLARLRTGGTLINTARGAVVDQDALTDEVVSGRLHAVLDVTEPEVLPADSPLYDCPNVVLTPHIAGSKGGELRRLAELALAEVESYVLGRPFAHPVRPERLARLA